A single region of the Nicotiana sylvestris chromosome 6, ASM39365v2, whole genome shotgun sequence genome encodes:
- the LOC104241766 gene encoding peroxisomal membrane protein PEX14-like isoform X1 has translation MASQSDENNQNPATASQPTAEDHQDSKPETTNGSSPTSVFVNSEPIREDQVQNAMKFLSHPKVRGSPIMYRRSFLERKGLTKEEIDEAFRRVPDPTPTVTSTQPVAANEDGKLKPSSTSAPQVALQNMQPASATPSNSMKMGYLSHFHWTHAVIAVGLLAASGAGTAVLFKKSIIPRLKSWIRKVVMDEEDEKDIVKGKPSLAEEAAVAAKAAAAAAADVARASQEMLASKSEEKRYFEELTSLLNYQVREMKSMASAIEKLEGQGNPSGRIPITELDDRRISVTQSRQSYLNGKVDGDARSVRSLSPPASVEPSVAPHPKSYMEIMAMVQRGEKPSNIRDINDQPPNPNQPVPDPRVAPKPKPWEVGQIQSNSTNLLQSQGSGDGLNYGYQDNLTNGDSSAAWWQRRNARITEIETEGEQNFGSPTAPVQERPIQRSWVPPQPPPVAMAEAAAAIRQPKKPVFQNEQLTDDQLMARSSEITDELQRVTRISESGGAPEANGSSSALQISETPIGEGDQLLSS, from the exons ATGGCGTCTCAATCAGACGAGAATAACCAGAATCCAG CAACAGCTTCACAACCAACAGCTGAAGATCATCAAGATTCCAAGCCTGAGACTACAAATGGGAGCTCTCCGACTTCTGTGTTTGTAAACTCCGAACCAATTCGGGAGGATCAAGTGCAAAATGCTATGAAGTTTCTTTCACATCCAAAAGTTAGGGGATCTCCAATCATGTATAGGCGTTCTTTTCTCGAGAGAAAGGGTCTCACGAAGGAGGAAATAGACGAAGCCTTTCGTCGAGTTCCT GATCCTACCCCAACTGTTACTAGCACACAGCCAGTTGCTGCAAATGAAG ATGGGAAGCTGAAGCCTTCATCAACTAGTGCACCACAGGTTGCATTACAAAATATGCAGCCTGCATCAGCTACGCCGAGCAATAGCATGAAAATGGGGTATCTCTCTCATTTCCATTGGACTCATGCAGTTATTGCTGTAGGTTTACTTGCTGCTTCAGGAGCTGGAACAGCCGTACTCTTCAAG AAATCCATTATTCCCCGATTGAAGTCATGGATACGCAAGGTtgtaatggatgaagaagatgaaaaagaTATTGTAAAGGGAAAACCAAGTTTAGCGGAAGAAGCTGCTGTTGCTGCGAAAGCTGCTGCAGCCGCTGCTGCTGATGTAGCCCGAGCAAGCCAGGAGATGTTGGCATCAAAATCCGAAG AGAAAAGGTATTTTGAGGAGCTGACAAGTCTGTTAAACTACCAAGTACGTGAGATGAAATCAATGGCAAGTGCTATAGAGAAACTGGAAG GGCAAGGTAATCCTTCTGGAAGAATACCAATTACAGAACTAGATGATCGCAGAATTTCAGTTACTCAATCTAGG CAATCTTATTTAAATGGAAAAGTAGATGGTGATGCACGTTCAG TGAGATCCTTGTCACCACCTGCATCTGTGGAACCATCTGTTGCACCCCATCCCAAGTCTTATATGGAG ATTATGGCTATGGTTCAAAGAGGAGAAAAGCCTTCCAACATCCGG GATATAAATGATCAGCCACCAAATCCTAACCAGCCCGTACCTGATCCTCGTGTTGCTCCAAAGCCTAAG CCTTGGGAAGTTGGCCAGATTCAAAGTAATTCAACTAATTTGCTTCAATCTCAAGGGAGTGGCGATGGCTTGAATTACGGTTACCAAGACAATCTGACTAATGGAGACAGTTCAGCAGCTTGGTGGCAGCGCAGAAATGCCAGGATAACTGAAATCGAAACTGAAGGTGAACAAAACTTTGGATCTCCAACTGCACCAGTCCAGGAACGACCAATTCAGAGATCCTGGGTTCCTCCCCAGCCTCCTCCAGTCGCAATGGCAGAAGCAGCTGCAGCCATTCGCCAACCTAAAAAGCCTGTGTTTCAGAATGAACAATTGACTGATGATCAGTTGATGGCTCGTTCATCAGAGATAACGGATGAGTTGCAGAGGGTAACAAGAATCTCCGAATCTGGTGGTGCCCCTGAAGCTAATGGCTCGAGTTCTGCTCTGCAGATAAGTGAGACACCAATTGGAGAAGGCGATCAACTTTTGAGCAGCTGA
- the LOC104241766 gene encoding peroxisomal membrane protein PEX14-like isoform X2 — translation MASQSDENNQNPASQPTAEDHQDSKPETTNGSSPTSVFVNSEPIREDQVQNAMKFLSHPKVRGSPIMYRRSFLERKGLTKEEIDEAFRRVPDPTPTVTSTQPVAANEDGKLKPSSTSAPQVALQNMQPASATPSNSMKMGYLSHFHWTHAVIAVGLLAASGAGTAVLFKKSIIPRLKSWIRKVVMDEEDEKDIVKGKPSLAEEAAVAAKAAAAAAADVARASQEMLASKSEEKRYFEELTSLLNYQVREMKSMASAIEKLEGQGNPSGRIPITELDDRRISVTQSRQSYLNGKVDGDARSVRSLSPPASVEPSVAPHPKSYMEIMAMVQRGEKPSNIRDINDQPPNPNQPVPDPRVAPKPKPWEVGQIQSNSTNLLQSQGSGDGLNYGYQDNLTNGDSSAAWWQRRNARITEIETEGEQNFGSPTAPVQERPIQRSWVPPQPPPVAMAEAAAAIRQPKKPVFQNEQLTDDQLMARSSEITDELQRVTRISESGGAPEANGSSSALQISETPIGEGDQLLSS, via the exons ATGGCGTCTCAATCAGACGAGAATAACCAGAATCCAG CTTCACAACCAACAGCTGAAGATCATCAAGATTCCAAGCCTGAGACTACAAATGGGAGCTCTCCGACTTCTGTGTTTGTAAACTCCGAACCAATTCGGGAGGATCAAGTGCAAAATGCTATGAAGTTTCTTTCACATCCAAAAGTTAGGGGATCTCCAATCATGTATAGGCGTTCTTTTCTCGAGAGAAAGGGTCTCACGAAGGAGGAAATAGACGAAGCCTTTCGTCGAGTTCCT GATCCTACCCCAACTGTTACTAGCACACAGCCAGTTGCTGCAAATGAAG ATGGGAAGCTGAAGCCTTCATCAACTAGTGCACCACAGGTTGCATTACAAAATATGCAGCCTGCATCAGCTACGCCGAGCAATAGCATGAAAATGGGGTATCTCTCTCATTTCCATTGGACTCATGCAGTTATTGCTGTAGGTTTACTTGCTGCTTCAGGAGCTGGAACAGCCGTACTCTTCAAG AAATCCATTATTCCCCGATTGAAGTCATGGATACGCAAGGTtgtaatggatgaagaagatgaaaaagaTATTGTAAAGGGAAAACCAAGTTTAGCGGAAGAAGCTGCTGTTGCTGCGAAAGCTGCTGCAGCCGCTGCTGCTGATGTAGCCCGAGCAAGCCAGGAGATGTTGGCATCAAAATCCGAAG AGAAAAGGTATTTTGAGGAGCTGACAAGTCTGTTAAACTACCAAGTACGTGAGATGAAATCAATGGCAAGTGCTATAGAGAAACTGGAAG GGCAAGGTAATCCTTCTGGAAGAATACCAATTACAGAACTAGATGATCGCAGAATTTCAGTTACTCAATCTAGG CAATCTTATTTAAATGGAAAAGTAGATGGTGATGCACGTTCAG TGAGATCCTTGTCACCACCTGCATCTGTGGAACCATCTGTTGCACCCCATCCCAAGTCTTATATGGAG ATTATGGCTATGGTTCAAAGAGGAGAAAAGCCTTCCAACATCCGG GATATAAATGATCAGCCACCAAATCCTAACCAGCCCGTACCTGATCCTCGTGTTGCTCCAAAGCCTAAG CCTTGGGAAGTTGGCCAGATTCAAAGTAATTCAACTAATTTGCTTCAATCTCAAGGGAGTGGCGATGGCTTGAATTACGGTTACCAAGACAATCTGACTAATGGAGACAGTTCAGCAGCTTGGTGGCAGCGCAGAAATGCCAGGATAACTGAAATCGAAACTGAAGGTGAACAAAACTTTGGATCTCCAACTGCACCAGTCCAGGAACGACCAATTCAGAGATCCTGGGTTCCTCCCCAGCCTCCTCCAGTCGCAATGGCAGAAGCAGCTGCAGCCATTCGCCAACCTAAAAAGCCTGTGTTTCAGAATGAACAATTGACTGATGATCAGTTGATGGCTCGTTCATCAGAGATAACGGATGAGTTGCAGAGGGTAACAAGAATCTCCGAATCTGGTGGTGCCCCTGAAGCTAATGGCTCGAGTTCTGCTCTGCAGATAAGTGAGACACCAATTGGAGAAGGCGATCAACTTTTGAGCAGCTGA
- the LOC104241767 gene encoding uncharacterized protein, which translates to MASKPLPTRSTFIDKSVVPGDVILDLSKLTDQTIKLGGGLHQDHDAITVVKAGILRFSKPNKYWIESSHKRYIPTVGDTVLGIVVDTRADNFFVDIKGPMVAFLPVLAFEGGTRRNIPKFEVGTLIYARVVKANTGMNPELSCMDASGKAAEFGLIKDGYMFESSTGLSRMLLSSPTCPVLEGLGKKLAFEIAVGLNGRVWVNAEHQSTIILVANAIMNSESLTPVQQKIMVERLLDRVN; encoded by the exons ATGGCTTCAAAGCCCTTACCTACTCGTTCAACCTTCATTGATAAATCTGTA GTTCCTGGTGATGTGATTTTGGATCTTTCTAAGTTGACTGACCAAACCATTAAGCTGGGTGGCGGCCTCCATCAG GACCATGACGCTATAACTGTCGTCAAAGCTGGTATTTTGAGGTTTTCAAAGCCAAACAAATACTGGATTGAAAGCTCACACAAGAGA TATATACCTACCGTGGGGGATACTGTTCTTGGAATTGTGGTGGACACAAGAGCGGAT AACTTTTTTGTGGACATAAAAGGGCCAATGGTGGCATTCTTGCCCGTGCTAGCATTTGAAGGAGGGACTAGGAGAAACATACCCAAATTTGAG GTAGGTACTCTAATTTATGCCCGTGTAGTCAAGGCCAACACTGGAATGAACCCTGAGTTATCTTGCATGGATG CTTCTGGAAAAGCTGCCGAGTTTGGCCTCATCAAGGATGGCTATATGTTTGAGTCGTCAACTGGTTTATCACGGAT GTTGCTGAGTTCACCAACATGTCCAGTTCTTGAGGGTCTGGGAAAGAAGCTAGCTTTTGAGATAGCTGTTGGTTTAAATGGCCGTGTGTGG GTAAATGCTGAGCACCAATCCACAATCATTCTTGTTGCAAATGCAATAATGAACTCTGAGTCCTTGACACCAGTGCAGCAAAAGATCATGGTGGAGAGGCTGCTTGATAGAGTAAATTGA